The Streptomyces phaeolivaceus genome has a window encoding:
- a CDS encoding NADP-dependent oxidoreductase: MSDTPALPATSREWHLLSRPVGWPKDEDFALVEAEIRQPGAGEVLVRNKYLSVDPYMRGRMSDAKSYVAPFELGKVMQGGAVGEVVASAAEDIAVGDHVLHFGGWREYATFDAKQAVKVDPDAAPLSTYLGVLGMTGLTAYAGLLRVGAFKEGDAVFVSGAAGAVGSQVGQIARLKGASRVIGSAGSDEKVKLLVEEYGFDAAFNYKNGPVWEQLKAAAPDGIDVYFDNVGGEHLEAAIGALNLRGRAVICGMISQYNSTEPTPGPRNMVKILQNRLRVEGVLVGDHYDFQPQFVQEVGPWVASGALKYRETVVEGIENNLEAFLGVLRGDNTGKMIVKL; the protein is encoded by the coding sequence ATGTCCGACACCCCCGCCCTCCCCGCCACCAGCCGTGAATGGCATCTGCTGAGCCGCCCCGTGGGCTGGCCCAAGGACGAGGACTTCGCCCTGGTCGAGGCGGAGATCCGGCAGCCCGGCGCGGGTGAGGTCCTCGTACGGAACAAGTACCTCTCCGTGGACCCGTACATGCGCGGTCGGATGAGCGACGCGAAGTCGTACGTCGCCCCGTTCGAGCTGGGCAAGGTCATGCAGGGCGGGGCCGTGGGCGAGGTCGTCGCCTCGGCGGCGGAAGACATCGCCGTCGGCGACCACGTGCTGCACTTCGGCGGCTGGCGCGAGTACGCCACGTTCGACGCCAAGCAGGCCGTGAAGGTCGACCCCGACGCCGCGCCGCTCTCCACCTACCTCGGCGTCCTCGGCATGACCGGCCTCACCGCCTACGCGGGTCTGCTGCGGGTCGGCGCCTTCAAGGAGGGCGACGCGGTCTTCGTCTCCGGCGCCGCCGGTGCCGTCGGCAGCCAGGTCGGCCAGATCGCCAGGCTCAAGGGCGCCTCCCGCGTCATCGGCTCGGCCGGCTCCGACGAGAAGGTCAAGCTGCTCGTCGAGGAGTACGGCTTCGACGCCGCCTTCAACTACAAGAACGGCCCCGTGTGGGAGCAGCTCAAGGCGGCGGCCCCCGACGGCATCGACGTCTACTTCGACAACGTCGGCGGTGAGCACCTGGAGGCCGCGATCGGCGCCCTCAACCTGCGCGGCCGGGCCGTGATCTGCGGAATGATCTCCCAGTACAACTCGACCGAGCCGACCCCCGGCCCGCGCAACATGGTCAAGATCCTGCAGAACCGCCTGCGCGTCGAGGGCGTCCTCGTCGGCGACCACTACGACTTCCAGCCCCAGTTCGTCCAGGAGGTCGGCCCCTGGGTCGCCTCCGGCGCCCTCAAGTACCGCGAGACCGTCGTCGAGGGCATCGAGAACAACCTGGAGGCCTTCCTCGGCGTCCTGCGCGGCGACAACACGGGCAAGATGATCGTCAAGCTCTGA
- a CDS encoding DUF6153 family protein yields MRGVTARAQRHHTRPPLGRWRGLLVLGLLAGLFGMHALAPGGAVGEHAEPRHRVTVTADAHEGCPGDCGTDHAQHADPTCVSSAVKDGPTLPGLVPDPVAVPVTADAVCAHAVAPPDGARAPPSLAELQLLRI; encoded by the coding sequence ATGAGGGGCGTGACAGCCCGCGCACAGCGACACCACACGCGACCGCCCCTCGGGCGGTGGCGGGGGCTGCTCGTGCTCGGGCTGCTGGCCGGACTGTTCGGGATGCACGCGCTGGCACCCGGCGGTGCCGTCGGCGAACACGCCGAGCCTCGGCACCGGGTGACGGTCACGGCCGACGCCCACGAGGGGTGTCCGGGCGACTGCGGCACGGACCACGCCCAGCACGCCGACCCGACCTGTGTGTCGAGTGCGGTGAAGGACGGGCCGACACTGCCCGGTCTCGTCCCCGACCCGGTGGCCGTGCCGGTGACCGCCGACGCGGTGTGCGCGCACGCGGTCGCACCGCCGGACGGCGCACGCGCGCCCCCGTCCCTGGCGGAACTCCAACTCCTGCGGATCTAG
- the ltrA gene encoding group II intron reverse transcriptase/maturase: MLSKENLLAALNRVEVNRGAPGVDGMTTAELRPWIAVHWPEVRAELDAGIYRPAPVRQVIIPKPGGGERMLGVPRVLDRLIQQAVAQVLVPIFDPGFSGSSFGFRPGRSAHQAVRVARRAIEDGNRWVVDLDLDRFFDRVQHDVLMARVARKVTDRRVLKLVRRYLEAGVMVDGVKTPGREGTPQGSPLSPVLSNIMLDDLDRELFRRGHRFARYADDLRIFVRSRRAAQRVLDSVTAVVEQRLKLKVNRVKSKVVPASVMTMLGFGFYFVRGGKVRVRVDPKAVERLKVRLKELTSRRWSVAMADRIAQINRFTTGWMGYFQLADTPKVFQELDKWFRRRMRQIRWKEWKRYATRRRNLRALGIGERDAREWAASSKGYWRVAKSPVLDRALPISYWDDLGLKMLKPTWQRLRPAW; this comes from the coding sequence ATGCTCTCGAAGGAGAACCTGCTCGCGGCGCTCAACCGTGTCGAGGTGAACCGGGGTGCTCCCGGGGTGGACGGTATGACCACGGCCGAACTCAGGCCGTGGATCGCGGTGCACTGGCCCGAGGTCCGGGCCGAACTCGATGCGGGCATCTACCGGCCGGCGCCGGTCCGTCAGGTGATCATCCCGAAGCCTGGCGGCGGTGAGCGGATGCTGGGGGTGCCGCGGGTGCTGGACCGCTTGATCCAGCAGGCCGTCGCGCAGGTGCTCGTGCCCATTTTCGATCCTGGTTTTTCGGGGTCGTCCTTCGGGTTCCGTCCCGGCCGGTCCGCCCATCAGGCGGTCAGGGTCGCGCGGCGTGCCATCGAGGACGGCAACCGGTGGGTCGTGGACCTTGATCTGGACCGGTTCTTCGACCGGGTCCAGCACGATGTCCTGATGGCACGGGTCGCGCGCAAGGTCACTGACCGCAGGGTCCTGAAGCTGGTTCGCAGGTATCTGGAAGCCGGGGTCATGGTGGACGGCGTGAAGACGCCGGGCAGGGAGGGGACCCCGCAGGGCTCCCCGCTCTCGCCCGTCCTGTCGAACATCATGCTCGACGACCTGGACCGGGAACTGTTCAGGCGCGGTCACCGGTTCGCACGTTACGCCGACGATCTGCGGATCTTCGTGCGGAGCAGGCGGGCTGCTCAGAGGGTGCTCGACTCGGTCACGGCCGTGGTCGAGCAGCGGCTGAAACTGAAGGTCAACCGGGTGAAGTCGAAGGTGGTCCCAGCTTCCGTCATGACGATGCTGGGGTTCGGCTTCTACTTTGTCCGGGGTGGGAAGGTCAGGGTCCGGGTCGACCCGAAGGCGGTCGAACGCCTGAAGGTTCGGCTCAAGGAGCTGACCTCGCGCCGGTGGAGCGTTGCGATGGCTGACCGCATCGCGCAGATCAACCGCTTCACCACAGGCTGGATGGGCTACTTCCAGCTCGCGGACACTCCCAAGGTGTTCCAGGAGCTGGACAAGTGGTTCCGTCGCAGGATGCGGCAGATCCGCTGGAAGGAATGGAAACGGTACGCGACCAGACGTCGTAACCTGCGGGCGCTCGGGATCGGTGAGCGTGATGCTCGGGAATGGGCGGCCAGCAGCAAAGGCTACTGGCGGGTCGCGAAGTCACCTGTTCTGGACAGGGCACTGCCCATCTCCTACTGGGACGACCTGGGCCTGAAGATGCTCAAGCCGACCTGGCAACGGTTGAGACCAGCTTGGTGA
- a CDS encoding LacI family DNA-binding transcriptional regulator: MTHSQLRPPTMADVARQAGVSHQTVSRVLGDHPNVKDETRVRVQRAIEEMGYRRNSSARALVTRRTQTLGVVASNTTLYGPASTLFALEEAARAEGYLVSTVSLRELTVETLSEAVDRLSDGGVEGVIALAPQRSAVSALAELRHPFPVVAVGTGSGSEIPSVNVDQELGARLATGHLLAAGHRRVWHLAGPEDWQEAADRTVGWRATLEEAGVEPPQPLRGDWSPLSGYRAGQELAGWVGRGLTAVFVANDQMALGVLRALREAGVRTPQDVAVVGFDDIPESEFFAPPLTTVRQDFTTVGRRGIALLLDLIEGRTPAGPSRIAIEPQLVVRASTFPYLPQPASPPG, encoded by the coding sequence GTGACCCACTCGCAGCTCCGGCCGCCCACCATGGCCGACGTGGCACGCCAGGCAGGTGTCTCCCACCAGACCGTCTCCCGCGTCCTGGGGGACCACCCCAACGTGAAGGACGAGACCCGGGTCAGGGTGCAGCGCGCGATCGAGGAGATGGGCTACCGCCGCAACTCCTCCGCACGGGCCCTGGTGACCCGGCGCACCCAGACCCTGGGCGTGGTCGCCTCGAACACCACGCTCTACGGCCCCGCCAGCACCCTGTTCGCGCTGGAGGAGGCGGCCCGCGCCGAGGGGTATCTCGTCTCGACGGTCAGTCTGCGCGAACTGACCGTGGAGACGCTCTCGGAGGCCGTCGACCGTCTCAGCGACGGCGGTGTGGAGGGAGTGATCGCCCTCGCCCCGCAGCGCTCGGCGGTCTCCGCCCTCGCCGAACTCCGCCACCCCTTCCCGGTGGTGGCCGTCGGCACCGGCTCCGGTTCCGAGATCCCCAGCGTCAACGTGGACCAGGAACTGGGCGCGCGGCTGGCCACCGGCCATCTGCTCGCCGCGGGCCACCGCAGGGTCTGGCACCTCGCCGGACCCGAGGACTGGCAGGAGGCGGCGGACCGTACGGTCGGCTGGCGGGCCACCCTCGAAGAGGCCGGCGTCGAACCGCCGCAGCCGCTGCGCGGGGACTGGAGTCCGTTGTCGGGCTACCGGGCGGGCCAGGAACTGGCCGGCTGGGTGGGCCGCGGTCTGACCGCCGTCTTCGTCGCCAACGACCAGATGGCACTGGGGGTGTTGCGCGCGCTGCGGGAGGCGGGCGTACGCACACCCCAGGACGTCGCGGTGGTCGGCTTCGACGACATCCCGGAGTCGGAGTTCTTCGCCCCGCCCCTCACCACCGTCCGGCAGGACTTCACCACGGTGGGCCGGCGCGGTATCGCCCTGCTGCTCGACCTGATCGAGGGCCGGACCCCTGCCGGGCCGTCCCGGATCGCCATCGAACCCCAACTCGTCGTCCGCGCCAGTACCTTCCCGTACCTTCCCCAGCCGGCGAGCCCTCCGGGTTGA
- the yjfF gene encoding galactofuranose ABC transporter, permease protein YjfF, translated as MTATTKTPAAPDSRTPSKAAQVLGDRRLPVLVTAALFLTMYIAGLSRYQNYGFGEPQVFLNLFIDNGYLLVAAVGVTFVILSGGIDLSVGSVIGFTTMFTAWLVERQGVPLPLAVLLALGVGAFGGFLMGYVIQNFEIQPFIVTLAGLFLFRGLCLVISKESISISDSSVSSLAQTRVSLGLGELSIGAVAALVAIAIAFYVLHYTRFGRRVYAIGGNEQSAMLMGLPQGGTKIAVYTVSGFCSALAGLLFMLYIQSGDPLHAVGMELDAIAATVIGGTLLTGGSGYVLGTLFGVLVLGLIKSIIQFEGTLSSWWTKIATGVLLCAFILIQRAMTARKQT; from the coding sequence ATGACCGCGACCACCAAGACCCCCGCGGCCCCGGACAGCCGTACGCCGTCGAAGGCCGCGCAGGTGCTCGGCGACCGCCGGCTGCCCGTCCTGGTCACCGCCGCGCTCTTCCTCACGATGTACATCGCGGGCCTGAGCCGCTACCAGAACTACGGCTTCGGCGAACCGCAGGTCTTCCTCAACCTCTTCATCGACAACGGCTATCTGCTGGTCGCCGCCGTCGGTGTCACCTTCGTCATCCTGTCCGGCGGCATCGACCTGTCCGTCGGCTCGGTGATCGGCTTCACCACGATGTTCACCGCCTGGCTGGTGGAGCGCCAGGGGGTGCCGCTGCCGCTCGCCGTCCTCCTCGCCCTGGGCGTCGGCGCGTTCGGCGGGTTCCTGATGGGCTATGTGATCCAGAACTTCGAGATCCAGCCGTTCATCGTGACCCTCGCCGGGCTCTTCCTCTTCCGCGGTCTCTGCCTGGTCATCAGCAAGGAGTCGATCTCGATCAGCGACTCCTCGGTGAGCAGCCTCGCCCAGACGCGGGTGTCGCTCGGGCTGGGGGAGTTGTCGATCGGCGCGGTCGCGGCCCTGGTCGCCATCGCCATCGCGTTCTACGTGCTGCACTACACCCGCTTCGGACGCCGGGTGTACGCCATCGGCGGCAACGAGCAGTCGGCCATGCTGATGGGTCTCCCGCAGGGCGGCACCAAGATCGCCGTGTACACGGTGAGCGGCTTCTGCTCGGCCCTGGCCGGCCTGCTGTTCATGCTGTACATCCAGTCCGGTGACCCGCTGCACGCCGTCGGCATGGAACTCGACGCGATCGCCGCGACCGTCATCGGCGGCACGCTCCTCACGGGCGGCTCCGGCTATGTCCTCGGCACCCTCTTCGGTGTGCTCGTCCTGGGCCTGATCAAGAGCATCATCCAGTTCGAGGGCACCCTCAGCTCCTGGTGGACGAAGATCGCCACGGGCGTGCTCCTCTGCGCCTTCATCCTCATCCAGCGGGCGATGACGGCACGCAAGCAGACATGA
- a CDS encoding DUF4396 domain-containing protein, which produces MDHGAHDSHGSHSGHGDHGDHGPGAVSWGTAVKATLHCLSGCVVGEVLGMVVGTALGWGNAPTMVLAIALAFVFGYSFTLFAVRGAGLDLRGAVKVALAADTVSIAVMELVDNGIIALTPGAMDAELSDGLFWSALLGGFAVAFVVTTPVNKWMIGRGKGHAVVHAHH; this is translated from the coding sequence ATGGACCACGGCGCCCATGACAGTCACGGCAGCCACAGCGGTCACGGCGATCACGGCGATCACGGGCCAGGAGCTGTCTCGTGGGGGACGGCCGTGAAGGCGACGTTGCACTGTCTGAGCGGGTGTGTCGTCGGGGAAGTGCTCGGGATGGTGGTGGGGACGGCGCTGGGGTGGGGGAATGCGCCGACCATGGTGCTGGCGATCGCGCTCGCGTTCGTGTTCGGGTACTCGTTCACGTTGTTCGCGGTGCGCGGGGCCGGGCTGGACCTCAGAGGTGCGGTGAAGGTGGCGCTGGCCGCCGACACCGTCTCGATCGCCGTGATGGAGCTGGTCGACAACGGGATCATCGCCCTCACACCGGGGGCGATGGACGCCGAGTTGTCGGACGGGCTGTTCTGGTCCGCCCTGCTGGGCGGTTTCGCGGTGGCGTTCGTGGTCACCACGCCCGTCAACAAGTGGATGATCGGCCGGGGCAAGGGGCACGCCGTCGTCCACGCCCACCACTGA
- a CDS encoding GNAT family N-acetyltransferase — MNSDGDPYELTVGVPSVEEFRRLRTDAGLSDKDPGAVALALPQTWHGVVLRHEGQPIGMGRVIGDGGTAFQIVDICVPPAHQGRGLGKRVMAALTGELERRAPATAYVSLIADGPARFLYEKFGFADTATHDSIGMYRVMQGSSGSGGARAGAEA, encoded by the coding sequence ATGAATAGCGATGGTGACCCTTACGAGCTGACGGTGGGTGTGCCCTCCGTCGAGGAGTTCCGGCGGCTGCGCACCGATGCCGGGCTGTCCGACAAGGATCCCGGGGCGGTGGCGCTCGCCCTGCCGCAGACCTGGCACGGGGTGGTGCTCCGGCACGAGGGGCAGCCGATCGGGATGGGGCGCGTCATCGGGGACGGCGGTACCGCGTTCCAGATCGTCGACATCTGTGTGCCCCCGGCCCACCAGGGCCGGGGGCTCGGCAAGCGCGTCATGGCCGCGCTCACCGGGGAACTGGAGCGCCGGGCGCCCGCCACCGCGTACGTCTCCCTGATCGCCGACGGCCCCGCCCGCTTCCTCTACGAGAAGTTCGGCTTCGCCGACACCGCCACGCACGACTCGATCGGCATGTACCGCGTGATGCAAGGGAGTTCGGGGAGCGGCGGGGCGCGGGCGGGGGCCGAGGCATAG
- a CDS encoding ABC transporter permease, with protein sequence MATTATTGTASRWRALTHHHLFWPVAVLIALLLINVPFTPDFFSIKMTDGHLYGSLVSIVLFGSPLILVAVGMTLVIATGGIDLSVGAVVAITGALTCSYISDQADQNALAGVFLAMGIGLVAAVVCGLWNGFLVARMGIQPIIATLIIMVAGRGVAQLITDGQIITINSEPYKLIGGGYWLTLPFSIFVVAAVVAVTVALTRKTALGLLVESVGGNAEASRLVGIRSRRIKIMVYVFCALCAGIAGLMISSNTSAADGNNAGLWIELDAILAVVIGGTSLLGGRFSIGGTVIGALVIQTLTTTIYTIGVPTQTNLVFKAAVVIVVCLLQSPKFRAKVFGARFGPKSGARGGGTGTSPAAPVKTPAAPADAAPKMEVS encoded by the coding sequence GTGGCGACGACGGCCACGACCGGCACGGCATCCCGCTGGCGGGCGCTGACACACCACCACCTGTTCTGGCCCGTAGCGGTCCTGATAGCCCTGCTGCTGATCAACGTCCCCTTCACCCCCGACTTCTTCTCGATCAAGATGACGGACGGCCACCTCTACGGCAGCCTCGTCTCGATCGTGCTCTTCGGCTCGCCCCTGATCCTGGTGGCCGTCGGGATGACCCTGGTCATCGCCACCGGCGGCATCGACCTCTCGGTCGGCGCGGTCGTCGCCATCACCGGCGCCCTGACCTGCTCGTACATCAGCGACCAGGCCGACCAGAACGCGCTGGCCGGAGTCTTCCTGGCGATGGGCATCGGCCTGGTGGCGGCGGTCGTCTGCGGCCTCTGGAACGGCTTCCTGGTCGCCCGGATGGGCATCCAGCCGATCATCGCCACGCTGATCATCATGGTCGCGGGCCGGGGTGTCGCCCAGCTGATCACCGACGGCCAGATCATCACCATCAACAGCGAGCCGTACAAGCTGATCGGCGGCGGCTACTGGCTGACGCTGCCCTTCTCCATCTTCGTGGTGGCCGCCGTCGTCGCCGTCACCGTGGCCCTGACCCGCAAGACGGCCCTCGGCCTCCTCGTCGAGTCCGTCGGCGGCAACGCCGAGGCCAGCCGCCTGGTCGGCATCCGCTCCCGCCGCATCAAGATCATGGTGTACGTCTTCTGCGCCCTCTGCGCGGGCATCGCGGGCCTGATGATCAGCTCCAACACCTCGGCCGCGGACGGCAACAACGCCGGCCTGTGGATCGAGCTGGACGCGATCCTCGCGGTCGTCATCGGCGGCACGTCCCTGCTCGGCGGCCGGTTCTCCATCGGCGGCACGGTGATCGGCGCCCTGGTCATCCAGACCCTCACCACCACGATCTACACGATCGGCGTGCCCACCCAGACCAACCTGGTCTTCAAGGCCGCCGTCGTCATCGTCGTCTGCCTGCTCCAGTCCCCGAAGTTCCGCGCGAAGGTCTTCGGCGCCCGGTTCGGCCCCAAGTCCGGTGCGCGCGGCGGCGGTACGGGTACGTCGCCCGCGGCTCCGGTGAAGACCCCCGCGGCGCCCGCCGACGCGGCCCCCAAGATGGAGGTGTCGTGA
- a CDS encoding ABC transporter substrate-binding protein, with the protein MLNRRNFLTAAVGVAAAAGLTACAKEDDSSTGSDSSGGGSKKITLGFSQVGSESGWRSANTDSVKSAAKEAGYTLKFSDAQQKQENQISAIRSYIAQKVDVIAFSPVVVTGWDAVLKEAKAAKIPVVLTDRSVETSDESLYVTLVGSDFTDEGRRAAKILEKVLETAGHKGKVKIAQLEGTTGAAPAIERAKGFKEVMDAEHKDDWEIVVTQTGDFTRAGGKQVMAAFLQSNPDINVLYAHNDDMAIGAIQSIEAAGKKPGKDILIVSVDGVKDGFVAMSEGKINAIVECNPLLGPQLMEVVQTVHDGGTVERWIKTKESDFTQDQAKDALPTRKY; encoded by the coding sequence ATGCTCAACAGACGTAACTTCCTCACCGCGGCGGTCGGCGTGGCGGCTGCGGCCGGTCTGACGGCCTGTGCCAAGGAGGACGACAGCTCCACCGGTTCGGACTCCTCCGGCGGCGGCAGCAAGAAGATCACCCTCGGCTTCTCCCAGGTCGGCTCGGAGAGCGGCTGGCGCAGCGCCAACACCGACTCGGTGAAGTCGGCGGCCAAGGAGGCGGGTTACACCCTCAAGTTCTCCGACGCGCAGCAGAAGCAGGAGAACCAGATCTCCGCGATCCGCAGCTACATCGCGCAGAAGGTCGACGTCATCGCCTTCTCGCCGGTGGTCGTCACCGGCTGGGACGCGGTCCTCAAGGAGGCCAAGGCGGCGAAGATCCCGGTCGTCCTCACCGACCGCTCCGTCGAGACCTCCGACGAGTCCCTGTACGTCACCCTGGTCGGCTCCGACTTCACCGACGAGGGCCGCCGCGCCGCCAAGATCCTGGAGAAGGTCCTGGAGACGGCCGGCCACAAGGGCAAGGTGAAGATCGCCCAGCTGGAGGGCACCACCGGTGCCGCCCCCGCGATCGAGCGCGCCAAGGGCTTCAAGGAGGTCATGGACGCCGAGCACAAGGACGACTGGGAGATCGTCGTCACCCAGACCGGTGACTTCACCCGGGCCGGCGGCAAGCAGGTCATGGCCGCCTTCCTGCAGTCCAACCCGGACATCAACGTGCTCTACGCGCACAACGACGACATGGCCATCGGCGCCATCCAGTCCATCGAGGCGGCCGGCAAGAAGCCCGGCAAGGACATCCTCATCGTCTCGGTCGACGGTGTGAAGGACGGCTTCGTGGCCATGTCCGAGGGCAAGATCAACGCCATCGTCGAGTGCAACCCGCTGCTCGGCCCCCAGCTGATGGAGGTCGTCCAGACGGTCCACGACGGCGGCACGGTCGAGCGCTGGATCAAGACCAAGGAGAGCGACTTCACGCAGGACCAGGCCAAGGACGCCCTCCCCACCCGCAAGTACTGA
- a CDS encoding MarR family winged helix-turn-helix transcriptional regulator, which yields MSTQKTAPRIDPLTMEVVELIGTVVARYHEEYEDAAAEHTLTGAQARLLGLLSLEPLPMRRLAQKLRCEPSNVTGIVDRLEARGLVERRPDPNDRRVKLAAATAEGRQVAGSLRDSLDFAREPLAGLSATERESLRDLLRRMLGM from the coding sequence ATGTCCACCCAGAAGACGGCCCCCCGCATCGACCCGCTGACCATGGAGGTCGTCGAACTCATCGGCACGGTGGTGGCCCGCTACCACGAGGAGTACGAGGACGCCGCGGCCGAACACACGCTCACCGGCGCCCAGGCCCGCCTCCTGGGCCTCCTGTCCCTGGAACCGCTCCCCATGCGCCGCCTCGCCCAGAAACTCCGCTGCGAACCGTCCAACGTGACCGGGATCGTGGACCGACTGGAGGCGCGCGGCCTGGTCGAACGGCGTCCCGACCCGAACGACCGCCGTGTCAAGCTCGCGGCGGCCACGGCCGAGGGCCGCCAGGTGGCGGGCAGCCTCCGAGACTCCCTGGACTTCGCCCGCGAGCCGCTGGCCGGGCTGAGCGCCACCGAGCGGGAGTCGTTGCGGGATCTGCTGCGGCGGATGCTGGGGATGTAG
- a CDS encoding sugar ABC transporter ATP-binding protein translates to MAEPRPVLEMTGIVKEFPGVRALSGVDFRLFPGEIHALMGENGAGKSTLIKVLTGVYTLDGGTITLDGGSVRFASPLQAQQAGINTVYQEVNLCPNLSVAENIFIGREPTRFGRIQWKRLRKEAAELVDRLGLDIDVTAPLSSYPLAVQQLVAIVRSVGTGDTEGKGTKVLVLDEPTSSLDRDEVLELFRLMRRLKDEGVAILFVSHFLDQIYEICDRMTVLRNGTLVGEHLVSELDQVGLIQLMIGKDLDQLEELHEQQLHADVGETLLHADGLGRTGGIAPFDLDIKKGEVVGLAGLLGSGRTELARLLFGADQPDSGKVTVGGRQVSMSAPNDAIGAGVAFCSENRKTEGLVPDLTVRENIILALQASRGWTRPIPAAQRDELVAKYIKALDIRPANPEARVGQLSGGNQQKVLLARWLITQPKLLILDEPTRGIDIGAKAEIQKLVVSLSEDGMSVLYIAAELEEVLRLSHTIGVLRDRKLVAKLTNGPEITTSRILETIASGEHGENQ, encoded by the coding sequence ATGGCAGAGCCGCGGCCCGTCCTGGAGATGACGGGCATAGTCAAGGAGTTTCCGGGGGTACGGGCTCTGTCGGGCGTCGACTTCCGGCTCTTCCCCGGCGAGATACACGCTCTGATGGGCGAGAACGGCGCCGGCAAGTCCACCCTGATCAAGGTGCTCACCGGGGTCTACACCCTGGACGGCGGCACGATCACCCTCGACGGCGGGTCCGTACGCTTCGCCAGCCCGCTGCAGGCGCAGCAGGCCGGCATCAACACGGTCTACCAGGAGGTCAACCTCTGCCCCAACCTCTCGGTGGCGGAGAACATCTTCATCGGCCGCGAGCCCACCCGCTTCGGCCGCATCCAGTGGAAGCGGCTGCGCAAGGAGGCCGCGGAGCTGGTCGACCGGCTCGGCCTCGACATCGACGTGACGGCCCCGCTCTCCTCGTACCCGCTGGCCGTGCAGCAACTGGTCGCGATCGTACGGTCGGTGGGCACCGGCGACACCGAGGGCAAGGGCACCAAGGTGCTCGTCCTCGACGAGCCGACGTCCAGCCTCGACCGCGACGAGGTCCTCGAACTCTTCCGGCTGATGCGCCGGTTGAAGGACGAGGGGGTGGCGATCCTCTTCGTCTCCCACTTCCTCGACCAGATCTACGAGATCTGCGACCGGATGACCGTCCTGCGCAACGGCACCCTCGTCGGCGAGCACCTGGTCAGCGAACTCGACCAGGTCGGTCTGATCCAGCTGATGATCGGCAAGGACCTGGACCAGCTGGAGGAGCTGCACGAGCAGCAGCTGCACGCCGACGTCGGCGAGACCCTGCTGCACGCGGACGGCCTCGGCCGCACGGGCGGTATCGCCCCCTTCGACCTGGACATCAAGAAGGGCGAGGTCGTGGGCCTCGCCGGCCTGCTCGGTTCGGGCCGCACCGAACTCGCCCGGCTGCTCTTCGGCGCCGACCAGCCCGACAGCGGCAAGGTCACCGTGGGCGGCAGACAGGTCTCCATGAGCGCCCCGAACGACGCCATCGGCGCCGGGGTCGCGTTCTGCTCGGAGAACCGCAAGACCGAGGGCCTGGTCCCCGATCTGACGGTCCGCGAGAACATCATCCTGGCCCTCCAGGCGTCCCGCGGCTGGACCCGGCCCATCCCGGCCGCCCAGCGCGACGAACTGGTCGCCAAGTACATCAAGGCCCTCGACATCCGGCCCGCCAACCCCGAGGCCCGCGTCGGCCAGTTGAGCGGCGGCAACCAGCAGAAGGTGCTCCTCGCCCGCTGGCTGATCACCCAGCCCAAGCTGCTGATCCTCGACGAGCCCACGCGCGGCATCGACATCGGCGCCAAGGCCGAGATCCAGAAACTGGTCGTCTCCCTCTCCGAGGACGGCATGTCCGTCCTCTACATCGCGGCCGAGCTGGAGGAGGTCCTGCGCCTCAGCCACACCATCGGCGTGCTGCGCGACCGCAAGCTGGTGGCGAAGCTCACCAACGGGCCGGAGATCACCACCAGCAGGATCCTGGAGACCATCGCGAGCGGCGAACACGGAGAGAACCAGTGA
- a CDS encoding DUF305 domain-containing protein yields the protein MRTTRIRIRIRTLTRLTALTGASVTAALVLAACGSDGGSGHDGGGHGSESASASASASASAGAGDAAGTHNAQDVAFAQGMIPHHRQALEMAALAADRAASAQVEDLAARVEKAQDPEIETMTGWLRAWGEEVPNGTDMPSSMPGMEHSGGTGASGMPGMMDGQDMAELEKASGAAFDTLFLTMMVEHHEGAVEMATTEKAEGEYGPATALAEDVVTAQTAEITEMNELLGKSGRD from the coding sequence ATGCGCACCACCCGTATCCGTATCCGTATCCGTACCCTCACTCGCCTCACCGCCCTGACGGGCGCGTCCGTCACCGCCGCCCTCGTGCTCGCCGCCTGCGGGAGCGACGGCGGGAGTGGTCACGACGGGGGCGGCCACGGCTCCGAGTCGGCGTCGGCATCCGCTTCGGCATCGGCGTCGGCGGGTGCCGGCGACGCGGCCGGCACCCACAACGCCCAGGACGTGGCCTTCGCGCAGGGCATGATCCCGCACCACCGGCAGGCGCTGGAGATGGCCGCGCTGGCCGCCGACCGGGCGGCCTCCGCCCAGGTCGAGGACCTCGCCGCGCGCGTGGAGAAGGCGCAGGACCCGGAGATCGAGACCATGACCGGCTGGCTGAGGGCCTGGGGCGAGGAGGTGCCGAACGGAACCGACATGCCGAGCTCCATGCCGGGCATGGAGCACTCGGGCGGCACCGGGGCGTCCGGGATGCCCGGGATGATGGACGGCCAGGACATGGCCGAGCTGGAGAAGGCGTCCGGCGCCGCCTTCGACACCCTGTTCCTGACCATGATGGTCGAACACCACGAGGGTGCCGTGGAGATGGCCACCACGGAGAAGGCCGAGGGCGAGTACGGGCCCGCCACGGCCCTGGCCGAGGATGTCGTCACCGCACAGACCGCCGAGATCACCGAGATGAACGAACTCCTCGGAAAGAGCGGCCGGGACTGA